The genomic region CAGCCGATAACCCCGACGTCCGATCCCGAGGGATACACTTTGGCGAAGACCAACCGGGTGCGCCGGGCATGGGTGCCCCACGTAAACACATCGAGGGTCCTGGACTGGAGATTCCTGTTCCCAAGCGCCTGGCAAACGGCCACGGCGGATTCATAGGTACGCTGGCGCTCGGTGCCCCTGGCGGGAGCGACGATTATTTTGTCTTTAGGCACCCCCGATCGCATCAGTTCGTTGGCGGCCATCTCGGCGTAGTTCGAGCCACCCTCCCCCCATCGCTCAGCAGAGGTCGGACTGCCGGCCGTGACGATGTATTGGTAACCCTGCGACTCGAATTCCTGTCCGGCAGCGCGGACGCCCTCACGGCCGATCCAGCCCTCCACCACCAGGACGCCCGCCGGCACGCGGTCCGTTGACGACAGGAAGGATTCTCCGCGTCGGCACCACCAGACCAACGGGACCGCCGTAATCCCGAGGGTGCACAACCAGCCGGCCCACGTCAGGCACCAAACGCTGCGGCGTTGGATCACGCGCAGGCGCCTGAGCTTGAGGCAGGCCGCCTCCCACCAGCGGAGGCGTGCATTCCGGTCATCAACCATTCAGGTCAATGCATTCATCGAAGCATCGCCTCTGAGTTCAGGGATTTGCGCGGCAATCGCCCGCCCTATTTCCAGGCAGGCCGTGGCCGCCGGAGACGGCGCGTTACACACGTGAACCGCAGGCGGGCGGCGAAGGATCAAAAAGTCATCCACCAGCTTGCCGTCGGGACGCAAGGCCTGCGCGCGGACGCCTGCCTCCGCGCTGACCAGGTCATCTTCACGGATGTCAGGAATCAGTTTTTGCAGGCTGCGAACGAATGCTTTTTTGCTGAAAGATCGATGCATTTCTTCAAGTCCCGATCTCGCGTGCTTCGCCGCCAACCGCCAGAACCCCGCGTAGGTCACGGTGTCCAGAAAATCTCGCATATCAAACGACGTGCGGCGGTACCCTTCCCGCTTCAAACTGAGCACGGCATTGGGTCCGGCATGGACGCCGCCATCGATCATGCGAGTAAAATGAACTCCCAGGAACGGGAATTGAGGATCGGGCACCGGGTAGATAAGGTTACGCACGAGGCGACGGCGTTCGGGTTTCAACTCATAGTATTCACCCCGGAAAGGCACAATCCGGGCGCCGGGATCGCCTCCGGCCAGCTTCGCCACGCGATCGCTGTGCAAGCCGGCGCAATTGATCACCCAACGCGCCGCCAAGTCACCCTTTGACGTCTCGAGAACCGCCTCGCTGCCGGACACCCGCAAGCCGTGCACGTTCGTGGCCAACCGCAGTTCGCCCCCCTGAGCTCCGATCAACTCCGCCAGCTTTCGACAGACGCCGACAAAGTCCACGATGCCCGTGGACGGAACGTGGATTCCCGCGACGCAACTCACGTGCGGCTCGATCTCATTGACTTCGGAAGCGCTCAGCTTCCTGACGGCTAAACCATTCGCAATTCCCCGCGCGTACAGGTTCTCCATCCGGGGAAGCTCGGATGCGCTCGTGGCGACGATCACTTTGCCACAGACTTCGTGACGGATGCCGTGGTGTTCGCAGAATTCCAGCAACCGCCGGTTACCGTCGCGGCACAATTTCGCTTTGAGGCTGCCCGGTTGATAGTAAATGCCCGAGTGGATGACGCCGCTGTTCCGGCCGGTTTGATGGCGGGCCCAGGCATCCTCCTTTTCGAGCACCGCGATTCGGATCCCGGGTCTCTGGCCTAGAATGGTCCACGCCACCGTCAAACCGACGATCCCTCCACCGAT from Verrucomicrobiota bacterium harbors:
- a CDS encoding YdcF family protein — its product is MVDDRNARLRWWEAACLKLRRLRVIQRRSVWCLTWAGWLCTLGITAVPLVWWCRRGESFLSSTDRVPAGVLVVEGWIGREGVRAAGQEFESQGYQYIVTAGSPTSAERWGEGGSNYAEMAANELMRSGVPKDKIIVAPARGTERQRTYESAVAVCQALGNRNLQSRTLDVFTWGTHARRTRLVFAKVYPSGSDVGVIGWVPSSRQAGSWWQSSERAKEFLTETVGYAYEALFNSGRGSNRSVQDDHPSDPAPPRQEALPHAQDLPRGVRANTTASGSG
- the lhgO gene encoding L-2-hydroxyglutarate oxidase, whose product is MERFDYLVIGGGIVGLTVAWTILGQRPGIRIAVLEKEDAWARHQTGRNSGVIHSGIYYQPGSLKAKLCRDGNRRLLEFCEHHGIRHEVCGKVIVATSASELPRMENLYARGIANGLAVRKLSASEVNEIEPHVSCVAGIHVPSTGIVDFVGVCRKLAELIGAQGGELRLATNVHGLRVSGSEAVLETSKGDLAARWVINCAGLHSDRVAKLAGGDPGARIVPFRGEYYELKPERRRLVRNLIYPVPDPQFPFLGVHFTRMIDGGVHAGPNAVLSLKREGYRRTSFDMRDFLDTVTYAGFWRLAAKHARSGLEEMHRSFSKKAFVRSLQKLIPDIREDDLVSAEAGVRAQALRPDGKLVDDFLILRRPPAVHVCNAPSPAATACLEIGRAIAAQIPELRGDASMNALT